One Hordeum vulgare subsp. vulgare chromosome 4H, MorexV3_pseudomolecules_assembly, whole genome shotgun sequence DNA window includes the following coding sequences:
- the LOC123449256 gene encoding allene oxide synthase 2-like yields the protein MNQSAIGSLVPRQAPGSYGLPFVSAIRDRLDFYYFQGEAKYFESRVEKHGSTVLRINVPPGPFMARDPRVVAVLDAKSFPVLFDVDKVEKKNLFTGTYMPSTSLTGGFRVCAYLDPSEPTHTKVKQLLFSLLASRKDAVIPAFRSHFSSLLATVESQLVLSGKSNFNTLNDFTSFEFIADTYFGVLPSASDLGTTGPAKAAKWLIFQLHPLVTFGLPMILEEPLLHTVLLPPIFVSGDYKALYKYFYAAATKALDMAESLGLNRDEACHNLLFATVFNSYGGLKVMLPGFLGRIAEAGEKFHQRLAAEVRTAVADAGGKVTIEALEKMELTKSAVWEALRLEPPVKFQYGRAKVDMNIESHDAVFAVQKGEMLFGYQPCATKDPRVFGSTAREFVGDRFVGEGSKLLQYVYWSNGRETESPSVDNKQCPGKNLVVLVGRLLVVELFLRYDTFTADVGVDLLGPKVEFTGVTKATSGPGAV from the coding sequence ATGAACCAGAGCGCCATAGGTTCCCTGGTGCCGCGGCAGGCGCCGGGCAGCTACGGCCTGCCGTTCGTCTCGGCCATCCGCGACCGCCTCGACTTCTACTACTTCCAGGGCGAGGCCAAGTACTTCGAGTCCCGCGTCGAGAAGCACGGCTCCACCGTCCTCCGCATCAACGTCCCGCCGGGCCCCTTCATGGCGCGCGACCCGCGCGTGGTCGCCGTGCTCGACGCCAAGAGCTTCCCAGTGCTCTTCGACGTCGACAAGGTcgagaagaagaacctcttcaccggcacctacatgcCCTCCACCTCACTCACCGGAGGCTTCCGCGTCTGCGCCTACCTCGACCCCTCCGAGCCCACCCACACCAAGGTCAAGCAGCTGCTCTTCTCCCTCCTCGCCTCGCGCAAGGACGCCGTCATCCCGGCCTTCCGCTCCCACTTCTCCTCGCTCCTCGCCACCGTCGAGTCGCAGCTAGTTCTCAGCGGCAAGTCCAACTTCAACACGCTCAACGACTTCACCTCCTTCGAGTTCATCGCTGACACCTACTTCGGCGTGCTCCCCTCCGCGTCAGATCTCGGTACCACCGGCCCGGCCAAGGCCGCCAAGTGGCTCATATTCCAGCTCCACCCACTCGTCACGTTCGGCCTCCCCATGATCCTCGAGGAGCCGCTCCTCCACACCGTGCTTCTCCCGCCCATCTTCGTCAGCGGCGACTACAAGGCGCTCTACAAGTACTTCTACGCCGCCGCGACCAAGGCGCTCGACATGGCCGAGAGCCTCGGGCTGAACCGGGACGAGGCATGCCATAACCTTCTGTTCGCCACCGTGTTCAACAGCTACGGTGGCCTCAAGGTGATGCTCCCGGGGTTCCTCGGGCGCATCGCCGAGGCCGGAGAGAAGTTCCACCAGAGGCTGGCCGCGGAGGTACGCACCGCCGTAGCGGACGCCGGCGGCAAGGTGACGATAGAGGCGCTGGAGAAAATGGAGCTCACCAAGTCAGCGGTCTGGGAGGCGCTGCGCCTGGAGCCGCCCGTCAAGTTCCAGTATGGCCGCGCCAAGGTCGACATGAACATCGAGAGCCATGACGCGGTGTTCGCCGTGCAGAAGGGAGAGATGCTGTTCGGGTACCAGCCATGCGCCACCAAGGACCCCCGCGTGTTCGGCTCCACGGCGAGGGAGTTCGTCGGCGACCGGTTTGTCGGGGAGGGAAGCAAGCTGCTGCAGTACGTGTACTGGTCCAATGGGAGGGAGACCGAGAGCCCCAGCGTGGACAACAAGCAGTGCCCCGGCAAGAATCTGGTCGTGCTCGTCGGCAGGCTCCTGGTCGTCGAATTGTTCCTCCGGTACGACACCTTTACCGCCGACGTCGGCGTCGACCTGCTCGGCCCCAAGGTTGAATTCACCGGTgtcaccaaggccacatccggtcCTGGGGCTGTTTAA